In the Silvanigrella aquatica genome, TTGTGGAGTTTTAAAATTAAGACGTTTTTGCAAATAAATTTGCCTCGGCGTTTGCCAAAGTAAATCACTCCCACGCACAACTTCTGTGACACCTTGTAATTCATCATCAACAACAACAGCAAGTTGATAAGTAGCTATATTTTCATTTCTCCACAAAATAAAATCACCCACTTCTTTTGAAATATCTTGCTCATGTTTTCCTTGAATAAGATCGGTAAAAGAGATTTTATTATCATCGTGAATAGTGATTCTAATTGAATATTGTGCCATTTTTTCATTTGAAAGATATTTGCAAAATCCGGGATATATTGCTTCGTAAGTAACGGGATTCTTCTCGCATTGAGAAAGTTTTTTTCGTGAGCAAATGCACTTATACAATAATTTTTTTTCTTTCAGCAATTGCAGATATTCAGAATAAATTTTATTTCTTTGCGATTGGTATATAATTTCATCATCCCAATAGAGTCCATGACTTTCTAAGGTTTTTAAAATAGAAATGATGGAGTTTTTTTGAGCTCTCGTTGTATCTACATCTTCAATTCTCAACAACCACTTACCATTTTGAGATCGAGCTCTTAAATAACTAGCCAAAGCTGTTATAAGAGATCCCATATGTAGGTCGCCCGTAGGTGAGGGAGCAAATCGACCAATATAGTCTGAGTATTTTTGCATGGGAGAAATATATATTAGAAAAAATAAATGGTGAAGGGTCAGGGATTCGAACCCTGGACCAAGAGATTAAGAGTCTCTTGCTCTACCAACTGAGCTAACCCTCCACATATGTTTCCTTTAGTTATCGAAGAAGAACGGGGAAGTCAAGAAATGAATTAAAAAAAAAGCTTAAGGAAACAAACC is a window encoding:
- the gluQRS gene encoding tRNA glutamyl-Q(34) synthetase GluQRS, with the translated sequence MQKYSDYIGRFAPSPTGDLHMGSLITALASYLRARSQNGKWLLRIEDVDTTRAQKNSIISILKTLESHGLYWDDEIIYQSQRNKIYSEYLQLLKEKKLLYKCICSRKKLSQCEKNPVTYEAIYPGFCKYLSNEKMAQYSIRITIHDDNKISFTDLIQGKHEQDISKEVGDFILWRNENIATYQLAVVVDDELQGVTEVVRGSDLLWQTPRQIYLQKRLNFKTPQYLHIPIATNEKNQKLSKQTKAKQLKNEEAVENILQALIFLGFNNDIIQKAKDLNFSPFDLINYAIPLFGYLKIPKKMEIITQY